A portion of the Rhodanobacter sp. AS-Z3 genome contains these proteins:
- a CDS encoding VOC family protein, which translates to MHLQFERFTIFCRDLQASLAFYRDVLGLIVVEEKLLEGAAAGALLQLPPCRMQIALLAAAVDAPVIVGLFQISDTPMATLQPPLVQPACSQTALVLSTSNFDGLHNALSAAGSRFLTPPVRYPKRQASERSPAGVYREMIVYDPDNIPVSILQVEPFAEAGAN; encoded by the coding sequence ATGCATCTGCAATTCGAGCGCTTTACCATTTTCTGCCGTGACCTGCAGGCGTCGCTGGCGTTCTACCGCGATGTCCTGGGTCTGATCGTCGTCGAGGAAAAACTCCTCGAAGGTGCGGCAGCGGGTGCACTGTTGCAGCTACCGCCGTGCCGCATGCAGATCGCCTTGCTGGCTGCCGCCGTCGACGCGCCGGTGATCGTCGGCCTGTTCCAGATCAGCGATACACCCATGGCAACGCTGCAGCCGCCGCTTGTTCAACCCGCCTGCAGCCAGACGGCGCTGGTGCTTTCCACCAGCAATTTCGACGGCCTGCACAACGCACTCAGTGCGGCCGGCAGCCGATTCCTCACGCCACCGGTGCGCTATCCCAAGCGTCAGGCCAGTGAACGTTCTCCGGCAGGCGTTTATCGGGAAATGATCGTCTACGACCCGGACAACATCCCCGTCAGCATCCTGCAAGTGGAACCTTTCGCAGAAGCTGGAGCGAACTAG
- a CDS encoding TonB-dependent receptor, with the protein MSMYLSRNLLASSIFLAMLATQAYAQDPASSTPSNGAPAAGQESPTSQAPVAEKKAVQLQNVTVTAQRRQESVQKVPISITTLDSIQLQRMNVTRIDDMKFVVPNVVIEQNTALNTGLKIFMRGVGQDESMFTAEPAVGLYLNDVYIPRMTGAMLSVFDVERIEVLRGPQGTLFGRNATGGAIRYITKKPTGETYLKLNASVGNYGRRDLGLNFSTRLGKDIDVTGAVMSSNRAGYIHDLTHNRDVNNVHQNAARTTVAMPWGDSTYATLNLDYTRDTSGATYAVPVKLDTNGKLVPVLGSFYDTRTNTPGSNILRSWGSSLTTDTDLGTVSLRNVLSARGLDNEFYEDLDGTEQTRYHLYQNQKERSYSYEAQLISQLTGPFSWVGGFYAFRETNSQPTRNDIFGPGATNYISQQDNAYALYWQGDYAFTDRLKLTGGARYSIEKKDFLVVSVRPNGSQAFTVAKSNRWKRPDWKLALDYDFAENVMGYASLTTGFKSGGFNGRGTTVAALGSFNAETLTAYEMGIKSSLLDNRVRFNIDYYRNDYAGIQLSAVDPNGVFSVTNATGAVLSGVEMDAQAQVTDAWQVGGGFGTIDAKYQNYAPVNAATFAGMDLKDAPKFQWHLSTTYIQSLANADLIWTAAVKYTDKYYENQALSPIIMTPTHLDARARISYEPRNANWSVALWGNNLTNNHISAGGFDIAGLGIAVIYPTMPRTYGVDFKYRF; encoded by the coding sequence ATGAGCATGTATCTGAGCCGCAATCTGCTGGCCTCGTCGATCTTTCTGGCCATGCTGGCCACCCAGGCCTACGCGCAGGACCCCGCCAGCTCAACGCCATCGAATGGTGCGCCGGCAGCCGGGCAGGAATCACCGACAAGCCAGGCTCCGGTGGCGGAAAAGAAAGCGGTGCAACTGCAGAACGTCACGGTCACCGCTCAACGTCGCCAGGAATCGGTCCAGAAGGTACCGATCAGTATCACCACGCTGGACTCGATCCAGCTGCAGCGGATGAACGTCACCCGCATCGACGACATGAAGTTCGTGGTGCCCAACGTGGTGATCGAGCAGAACACCGCTCTCAATACGGGGCTGAAAATCTTCATGCGTGGTGTTGGTCAGGATGAATCCATGTTCACCGCCGAGCCTGCCGTCGGCCTTTACCTCAACGACGTCTACATTCCCCGGATGACCGGCGCGATGCTTTCGGTCTTTGACGTGGAGCGCATCGAAGTGCTGCGTGGACCCCAAGGTACGCTGTTCGGCCGCAACGCCACCGGCGGCGCGATTCGCTACATCACCAAGAAGCCCACCGGTGAAACCTATCTGAAGCTGAATGCATCGGTGGGCAATTACGGTCGCCGCGACCTCGGCCTGAACTTCAGCACGCGGCTCGGCAAGGATATCGACGTCACCGGTGCCGTGATGTCGAGCAATCGTGCGGGCTATATCCACGACCTTACCCACAATCGCGATGTCAACAACGTTCACCAGAACGCCGCGCGAACGACCGTGGCGATGCCCTGGGGCGACAGCACCTATGCCACGTTGAACCTTGATTACACGCGCGACACGTCCGGCGCCACCTACGCCGTGCCGGTCAAGCTGGATACCAACGGCAAGCTGGTGCCGGTGCTGGGCAGCTTTTACGACACGCGAACCAATACGCCCGGCTCCAATATCCTGCGCAGCTGGGGTTCGTCGTTGACCACCGACACCGACCTCGGCACCGTGTCATTGCGCAATGTCCTAAGTGCCCGCGGCCTCGACAATGAGTTCTACGAAGACCTCGATGGCACGGAACAGACGCGTTACCACCTGTACCAGAATCAGAAAGAACGTTCGTACAGCTATGAAGCGCAGTTGATCTCCCAGCTAACAGGTCCGTTCAGTTGGGTGGGCGGTTTCTACGCCTTCCGCGAGACCAACTCGCAGCCCACCCGCAACGACATCTTCGGCCCCGGCGCCACCAACTACATCAGCCAGCAGGACAATGCCTACGCACTCTACTGGCAGGGCGACTACGCCTTCACCGACCGTCTGAAACTGACTGGTGGCGCGCGCTACAGCATCGAGAAGAAAGACTTCCTGGTGGTCTCCGTGAGACCCAATGGCAGTCAGGCCTTCACCGTTGCGAAGAGCAATCGATGGAAGCGTCCGGACTGGAAACTGGCGCTGGACTACGACTTCGCCGAAAACGTGATGGGCTACGCCAGCCTGACCACCGGGTTCAAGAGCGGCGGCTTCAACGGTCGCGGAACCACCGTGGCAGCATTGGGAAGCTTCAACGCGGAAACCCTCACTGCCTACGAAATGGGCATCAAGAGTTCCCTGCTCGACAATCGTGTCCGCTTCAATATCGATTACTACCGTAACGACTACGCGGGTATCCAGCTGTCGGCCGTCGATCCCAACGGTGTGTTCTCGGTCACCAATGCCACCGGCGCCGTACTGTCAGGCGTGGAGATGGATGCCCAGGCACAGGTGACCGATGCATGGCAGGTTGGCGGTGGTTTCGGCACCATTGATGCGAAGTACCAGAACTACGCCCCGGTAAACGCTGCCACATTCGCCGGCATGGACTTGAAGGATGCGCCCAAGTTTCAATGGCATCTTTCCACGACCTACATCCAGTCACTGGCCAATGCCGACCTGATCTGGACGGCGGCAGTGAAGTACACCGACAAGTACTACGAGAACCAGGCGCTCTCCCCGATCATCATGACGCCGACCCATCTCGACGCGCGTGCACGCATTTCGTACGAGCCCAGAAACGCCAACTGGTCAGTGGCCCTGTGGGGCAACAACCTCACCAACAATCACATCTCGGCCGGCGGCTTCGACATTGCCGGACTCGGCATCGCCGTGATCTATCCAACCATGCCCCGCACTTATGGCGTGGATTTCAAATATCGCTTCTGA
- a CDS encoding aldehyde dehydrogenase family protein: MTEIRMLKMRNPRTGQIDSELAVTSQAELDALVAKLRAAQPAWAAQPVQFRCDALLALADALERRRESMTDALLRDTGRWHESVLEFDSTLATLRRWAAGAPACLEVPAEAPGNIPFIKTRVNLVPYALVGVISPWNFPLLLSLIDAIPALAAGCAVLVKPSEVTSRFVEVLRLALAEVPALDQLIGVVIGDGVVGSALIAAVDMICFTGSVRTGRRVGEACAARFIPASLELGGKDPALVLADADPQRAARAIAWSGFVNGGQSCMSLERVYVDASIAEVFIAALVEEASRLRLAHPQPRDGEIGPIISAAQVDIVREHLADAKAHGARALTGGELKDLGGQWCPPTVLVDVDESMKVVREETFAAILPVMVVADEEEAIARANDSVYGLSAAVFSKDQARAERVARRLQAGGVSINDASLTGLIHSEEKQSFKQSGMGGSRMGAPSIRRFLRAQALLINPGVEDPWWFKAQP, from the coding sequence ATGACTGAAATCCGCATGTTGAAGATGCGCAATCCGCGCACCGGTCAGATCGATAGTGAACTGGCAGTCACCAGCCAGGCGGAGCTGGATGCCTTGGTGGCGAAGCTGCGCGCCGCGCAACCAGCGTGGGCAGCGCAACCGGTACAATTCCGCTGCGATGCGCTGCTGGCGTTGGCCGATGCGCTGGAGCGCCGGCGCGAGTCCATGACCGACGCCTTGCTGCGTGACACCGGACGCTGGCACGAATCGGTACTCGAGTTCGACAGCACGCTGGCCACCTTGCGTCGCTGGGCCGCCGGCGCGCCGGCCTGTCTTGAAGTACCGGCGGAAGCGCCAGGCAACATCCCTTTCATCAAGACCCGGGTGAACCTGGTGCCGTATGCGCTGGTGGGTGTGATCAGCCCCTGGAATTTCCCGCTGCTGCTGAGCCTGATTGACGCGATCCCGGCGCTCGCTGCCGGCTGTGCGGTGCTGGTCAAGCCCAGTGAGGTCACCTCGCGTTTCGTCGAAGTCTTGCGGCTGGCGCTGGCCGAGGTACCTGCACTGGATCAGCTGATCGGTGTGGTGATTGGTGATGGTGTCGTCGGCAGCGCCTTGATCGCGGCCGTCGATATGATTTGTTTCACCGGCAGCGTGCGCACCGGGCGTCGTGTCGGGGAAGCCTGCGCCGCGCGCTTCATTCCAGCATCGCTGGAGCTGGGTGGCAAGGACCCGGCCCTGGTACTGGCCGACGCCGATCCGCAACGCGCAGCGCGTGCGATTGCGTGGAGCGGCTTCGTCAACGGCGGGCAGAGTTGCATGTCGCTCGAACGGGTTTATGTCGATGCGAGCATTGCCGAGGTGTTCATCGCTGCCTTGGTCGAGGAAGCCAGCCGTTTGCGGCTGGCTCATCCACAACCGCGCGATGGCGAAATCGGCCCGATCATTTCTGCCGCACAGGTGGACATCGTGCGCGAACATCTTGCCGACGCGAAGGCACACGGCGCGCGGGCACTGACGGGCGGTGAGTTGAAGGATCTGGGCGGACAATGGTGCCCGCCCACAGTGCTGGTCGACGTGGACGAAAGCATGAAGGTGGTCAGGGAAGAGACCTTCGCCGCGATCCTGCCGGTGATGGTGGTTGCCGATGAAGAAGAGGCCATCGCGCGCGCCAACGACTCGGTCTATGGTTTGTCCGCTGCCGTGTTCAGCAAGGATCAGGCGCGTGCCGAGCGGGTGGCGCGACGACTGCAGGCAGGCGGCGTCAGCATCAACGATGCCAGCCTGACCGGGCTGATCCACAGCGAGGAAAAGCAGAGCTTCAAGCAATCCGGCATGGGTGGTTCACGCATGGGTGCGCCGTCGATTCGTCGCTTCCTGCGCGCGCAGGCGCTGTTGATCAATCCGGGTGTTGAAGACCCGTGGTGGTTCAAAGCGCAGCCATGA
- a CDS encoding nitrilase-related carbon-nitrogen hydrolase yields MTDAYRALALQTTCHAVNDCPDDATARAKITSNIDRVGRQIRASKGFIGQDLRLVVLPEYFATSFPMGDTIPGWAQKAAFAMDGPEYDALARIAQDNKVYLVSNAYETDPNFPSLYFQASVVFDDAGNLVLRYRRMVSLFAPSPYDVWDRYLDIYGIDGVFPVARTPLGRLACVASEEILYPEIARALALRGAEVFLHSTSEVGSPDLTPKDVAKRARAFENMAYVVSANTAGIVDLDFPGQSTDGMSKIVDDQGRVLITAGTGESMVAHAEIDIDALRRRRERPGMGHILSRLPQAAIAAGLAPAPLQPNALIADGQLQIPERAQFAQRQRATIAALKTSGVLGS; encoded by the coding sequence ATGACTGACGCCTACCGCGCACTGGCACTGCAAACCACCTGTCACGCGGTCAACGACTGTCCGGATGACGCCACGGCTCGCGCCAAGATCACCAGCAATATCGACCGCGTCGGTCGGCAGATTCGCGCCAGCAAGGGCTTCATCGGCCAGGACCTGCGGCTGGTGGTGCTGCCGGAATATTTCGCCACCAGTTTCCCGATGGGTGACACCATCCCCGGCTGGGCGCAGAAGGCGGCGTTTGCGATGGACGGCCCCGAGTACGACGCGCTGGCGCGGATTGCGCAGGACAACAAGGTCTATCTGGTCAGTAACGCTTACGAGACCGACCCGAACTTTCCCTCGCTGTACTTCCAGGCCAGCGTGGTGTTCGACGATGCCGGCAACCTCGTGCTGCGTTACCGGCGGATGGTCTCGCTGTTCGCGCCGTCGCCGTACGACGTATGGGATCGCTACCTCGACATCTATGGTATCGACGGGGTGTTTCCCGTCGCGCGCACTCCGCTGGGCCGGTTGGCCTGCGTCGCGTCGGAAGAGATTCTCTACCCGGAGATTGCGCGCGCACTGGCGCTGCGCGGTGCCGAGGTGTTCCTGCATTCCACCAGCGAGGTGGGCAGCCCGGATCTCACGCCGAAGGATGTCGCCAAGCGTGCGCGTGCCTTCGAGAACATGGCTTACGTGGTGTCGGCGAATACCGCCGGCATTGTTGATCTGGATTTTCCCGGCCAGAGCACCGACGGCATGTCGAAGATCGTCGATGACCAGGGTCGGGTGCTGATTACCGCAGGCACCGGCGAGTCGATGGTGGCGCATGCGGAAATCGATATCGATGCCTTGCGCCGGCGGCGTGAGCGACCCGGCATGGGTCACATACTTTCGCGCTTGCCACAGGCGGCGATCGCTGCCGGACTGGCACCGGCGCCGCTGCAGCCGAACGCGCTGATCGCGGACGGACAATTGCAGATACCCGAGCGCGCCCAATTTGCACAACGTCAGCGGGCTACCATCGCCGCCCTCAAAACCTCCGGAGTCCTCGGCTCATGA
- a CDS encoding enoyl-CoA hydratase/isomerase family protein, with amino-acid sequence MSSDNASSSGEVIGWQLDGGVARLAIARAAKRNALATVHWAALESCLDQIHASTATLLVLEGVPGAFSAGADIDELGRLLGEPDAFAASNAQVQRTQLALQRSPLTTIAAIDGACVGGGLGLALACDFRIGTARSRFALSPAKLGLVYSPEDSRRLANTVGLARAREMLLTGRLLDAPTALHWGLLNRLVADDELAAVVATMVAELQQTSASARAGIKQVLAYLGGDDHVDHAAATAAFNDAFSSADFAEGASAFLAKRPPQFQ; translated from the coding sequence ATGTCGTCAGACAATGCATCATCCAGCGGCGAAGTGATTGGCTGGCAGCTTGATGGTGGCGTGGCCCGTCTGGCTATTGCCCGCGCAGCCAAGCGCAACGCGCTGGCCACCGTGCACTGGGCAGCGCTCGAAAGTTGCCTTGACCAGATCCATGCCAGCACGGCAACGCTGCTGGTGCTTGAAGGCGTCCCCGGTGCCTTCAGTGCCGGTGCTGACATCGACGAGCTGGGCAGGCTGCTCGGCGAGCCCGATGCGTTCGCTGCCAGCAACGCGCAAGTGCAGCGCACCCAGCTGGCCTTGCAGCGCTCGCCGCTGACCACCATCGCGGCCATCGATGGTGCCTGTGTCGGTGGTGGTCTGGGACTGGCACTGGCCTGTGATTTCCGTATCGGTACGGCACGCAGCCGCTTTGCATTGAGTCCGGCCAAGCTCGGCCTGGTCTACAGCCCCGAAGACAGCCGCCGGCTGGCCAACACAGTTGGTCTGGCGCGCGCCCGCGAGATGTTGTTGACCGGACGCTTGCTCGACGCACCGACCGCGCTGCATTGGGGCCTGTTGAACCGGCTGGTGGCCGATGACGAACTGGCTGCGGTGGTGGCGACGATGGTCGCTGAGCTGCAGCAGACCTCGGCCAGCGCGCGTGCCGGCATCAAGCAGGTACTGGCCTATCTCGGCGGCGATGATCACGTCGATCATGCCGCGGCCACCGCCGCGTTCAATGATGCTTTCAGCAGTGCCGACTTCGCCGAGGGCGCGAGTGCGTTTCTGGCCAAGCGCCCGCCGCAATTTCAGTGA
- a CDS encoding GntR family transcriptional regulator gives MRKTAIDQLRSPGQKKLLHADLPAPLYYQMFTILRDHVLSGEITVGTQLPTEFELAESFGVSRITAKRAMDDLAAAGLVERRRGRGTHVIHHATPKPLRGPLTGLLENLEILAEATDVNLLQFSREAPPAPVRALFKLDAEETMVHAVRIRSRARTPFGYYTSWTRTDHREFNEANLATTSRLVLFKRCKIDVARVDQTLSAVSADAQSALHLKVKPGTALLTLERHSFNAAGDLVDLLNIQYRPDQFRYQMSLDVENWKSKE, from the coding sequence ATGCGTAAAACGGCAATCGATCAATTGCGGTCTCCGGGCCAGAAGAAGCTGTTGCACGCTGACCTGCCCGCCCCGCTGTACTACCAGATGTTCACGATTCTGCGTGACCACGTGCTCAGCGGTGAAATCACGGTAGGCACGCAGCTACCGACCGAGTTCGAACTGGCCGAGTCGTTCGGGGTTTCACGAATCACCGCCAAGCGCGCGATGGATGACCTCGCTGCCGCCGGGCTGGTTGAACGGCGCCGCGGGCGCGGCACCCACGTGATCCACCACGCCACGCCCAAGCCGTTGCGCGGCCCGCTTACCGGACTGCTCGAAAACCTCGAAATCCTGGCCGAGGCCACCGACGTCAACCTGCTGCAGTTCAGTCGCGAAGCGCCACCGGCACCGGTGCGCGCGCTGTTCAAGCTGGACGCCGAAGAAACGATGGTGCACGCGGTCCGCATTCGCAGCCGCGCCCGTACACCGTTCGGCTACTACACCAGCTGGACGCGCACCGATCACCGTGAATTCAACGAGGCCAACCTTGCCACCACCTCTCGACTGGTCTTGTTCAAGCGCTGCAAGATCGACGTCGCTCGCGTCGATCAGACCCTGTCTGCCGTTTCGGCCGACGCCCAGAGCGCCCTGCATCTGAAGGTAAAACCCGGGACGGCCTTGCTGACCCTGGAACGCCATTCGTTCAATGCAGCCGGCGACCTGGTCGACCTGCTGAATATCCAATATCGCCCCGACCAGTTCCGTTACCAGATGAGCCTGGACGTCGAGAACTGGAAATCGAAGGAGTAA
- a CDS encoding 3-isopropylmalate dehydratase large subunit: MASTLAEKIIAHASGRERVRPGEIVTAAIDLLMMHDSGGPRRVASRLDTLGAKVWDPSRVVVVSDHFVPAVDIEGAEILALTRRWARANGVRHYDAVGICHVVLQEHGHIQPGMFCVGGDSHSPSGGAFGAFMMGVGSTDITGALVTGDIWLTVPQTVRVNWSGELSAGVSAKDIMLFLCAKLGMGNENQAFEYDGSAVRKMSMSERMTLCNMSAELGAATGIVTADAATLRALELAGRPFAGDIAQWQSDPDATCLAVHHFDANTLEPQIAAPHSPANSRAASSYERIAIDQAYIGACTGAKLDDLHMAAEVLKGRKVARNTRLLIAPASTEMTAQAAADGTLQILTEAGAILLPTGCGACPGMGAGIVAAGEVCLATTARNFKGRMGSPDSLVYLGSPYSVAAGAVKGEICDPRELLMETV; encoded by the coding sequence TTGGCTTCGACACTTGCCGAAAAGATCATTGCGCATGCGTCGGGCCGCGAGCGGGTGCGACCGGGCGAAATTGTCACTGCCGCCATCGACCTGTTGATGATGCACGACTCCGGCGGCCCGCGACGGGTCGCCTCGCGGCTGGACACGCTGGGTGCCAAAGTGTGGGACCCGAGCCGCGTGGTCGTGGTGAGCGACCACTTTGTTCCCGCCGTGGATATCGAAGGCGCCGAAATTCTCGCGCTGACCCGGCGCTGGGCGCGGGCCAACGGCGTGCGTCACTACGATGCCGTGGGGATTTGCCATGTGGTGCTGCAGGAACACGGACACATCCAGCCCGGCATGTTCTGCGTGGGCGGCGACTCGCACTCCCCCAGCGGCGGTGCGTTTGGCGCCTTCATGATGGGCGTGGGTTCCACCGACATCACCGGTGCACTGGTCACCGGTGACATCTGGTTGACCGTACCGCAGACCGTTCGAGTGAACTGGAGCGGTGAATTGTCCGCTGGCGTCAGCGCGAAAGACATCATGCTGTTCCTGTGCGCCAAGCTCGGCATGGGCAATGAAAACCAGGCCTTCGAATACGATGGCTCGGCCGTGCGCAAGATGTCGATGTCCGAGCGCATGACCTTGTGCAACATGTCGGCAGAACTGGGCGCGGCCACCGGCATCGTCACCGCCGACGCAGCCACCCTGCGCGCACTGGAACTGGCCGGACGTCCATTCGCCGGTGACATCGCGCAGTGGCAGAGCGACCCCGATGCCACCTGCCTCGCCGTGCATCACTTCGACGCCAACACGCTGGAGCCGCAAATCGCCGCGCCGCACAGCCCGGCCAACAGCCGTGCGGCATCAAGCTACGAACGCATTGCGATCGATCAGGCGTATATCGGCGCCTGCACCGGCGCCAAGCTTGACGACCTGCACATGGCCGCCGAGGTACTCAAAGGCCGCAAGGTAGCGCGCAACACGCGCTTGCTGATTGCCCCGGCGTCCACCGAAATGACCGCCCAAGCCGCTGCCGATGGCACGCTGCAAATCCTCACCGAGGCGGGCGCCATCCTGCTGCCTACCGGTTGTGGTGCCTGCCCCGGCATGGGTGCGGGCATCGTGGCTGCCGGTGAAGTCTGCCTGGCCACCACGGCGCGCAACTTCAAGGGACGCATGGGCTCCCCGGATTCGCTGGTCTATCTCGGCTCACCGTACAGCGTCGCTGCCGGCGCCGTGAAAGGCGAGATCTGCGACCCGCGCGAACTGTTGATGGAGACCGTATGA
- a CDS encoding 3-isopropylmalate dehydratase, giving the protein MNVRGRAFVFGDKIDTDLLAPGPYMRSPIKVLASHCLEAIDPNFASEVQPGDIIIAGDSFGIGSSREQAVQALAQLGVGALLAKSFARIFYRNALNLGMPALVCPELEASRGDDVEVRAAEGIVINHTSGHQFRCEKMPAELLEIVAMGGLMPWLERKLARERA; this is encoded by the coding sequence ATGAACGTTCGTGGCCGCGCCTTCGTCTTTGGCGACAAGATCGACACCGACCTGCTCGCCCCGGGCCCGTACATGCGCAGCCCGATCAAGGTGCTGGCCAGCCATTGCCTGGAAGCGATCGACCCGAACTTCGCCAGCGAAGTACAGCCCGGCGACATCATCATCGCCGGCGACTCGTTCGGCATCGGCTCGTCACGCGAACAGGCGGTGCAGGCACTGGCGCAACTTGGCGTTGGTGCGCTGCTGGCGAAGTCGTTTGCGCGCATCTTCTATCGCAACGCGCTCAACCTCGGCATGCCGGCGCTGGTCTGCCCCGAACTTGAAGCCAGTCGCGGCGACGATGTGGAAGTGCGGGCCGCCGAAGGCATCGTGATCAACCACACCAGCGGCCATCAGTTCCGCTGCGAAAAGATGCCGGCCGAACTGCTGGAGATCGTCGCCATGGGCGGGCTGATGCCGTGGCTGGAACGCAAGCTGGCACGCGAGCGCGCCTAG
- a CDS encoding DUF4437 domain-containing protein: protein MARPHIEFLQNQSLPWEAEPLLPGAWTRTLSRDDETGACTLLSRMDPGLHFEKGSRIAADEEFYVLSGCYYLNGFEYAAGCYGYYPAGHPRAQAYSSEGAVILRFFDAEPRLMAADEPAPADHAPAIPFIDAMRMLWDRSVFDYRLNHLAAGRKILRIDPVTQQKTFLFMTAPQTHPTNWRGPKEHHPTPEEAFLIAGDLTGEYGTMRPGSYFWRPPGIPHGPYGSRGGSLCLIRFVGGAHVNHWSESQHTFDYQQAYEPQLPPELAALALPPAPLENPF from the coding sequence ATGGCCCGACCGCATATTGAATTCCTGCAAAACCAGTCGCTGCCGTGGGAAGCCGAACCGCTGCTGCCCGGCGCCTGGACGCGCACCCTGAGCCGCGATGACGAGACGGGCGCCTGCACACTCCTGTCGCGCATGGACCCCGGCCTGCACTTTGAAAAAGGCAGTCGCATCGCCGCCGACGAAGAGTTCTACGTGCTTTCCGGTTGCTACTACCTCAACGGTTTCGAGTACGCAGCAGGATGCTACGGCTACTACCCCGCCGGCCATCCGCGTGCGCAGGCCTACTCCTCCGAGGGCGCCGTGATCCTGCGTTTCTTCGATGCCGAGCCTCGGCTGATGGCGGCCGACGAACCCGCACCGGCAGACCACGCCCCCGCCATTCCCTTCATCGATGCGATGCGCATGCTGTGGGATCGCAGCGTGTTCGACTACCGCCTCAACCACCTTGCTGCCGGCCGGAAAATTCTGCGCATCGATCCGGTCACCCAGCAGAAGACCTTTCTGTTCATGACTGCGCCACAAACCCACCCGACCAACTGGCGTGGCCCGAAGGAACATCACCCCACGCCCGAGGAAGCCTTCCTGATTGCCGGCGACCTCACCGGCGAATACGGCACGATGCGCCCAGGCTCGTACTTCTGGCGTCCGCCCGGCATTCCGCATGGGCCTTACGGCTCGCGCGGTGGTTCGCTGTGCCTGATCCGCTTCGTCGGCGGTGCGCACGTCAATCACTGGAGTGAATCCCAGCATACGTTCGACTACCAGCAAGCCTACGAACCGCAACTGCCGCCCGAACTGGCCGCACTGGCACTGCCACCGGCACCACTGGAAAATCCATTTTGA
- a CDS encoding MFS transporter, with product MISEGVAVTTTTPRASVRAIIAAVAGTVFEWFDFFLYGSLVAVFGRLFFPTGNATTGLLAALAVFGAGWVVRPVGALVFGRMGDRIGRRKTFLVTLVLMGGSTVSIGFLPTYDAVGMLSPILLVILRLLQGLAVGGEFGGASTYVAEHSNPKHRGLTTSLVMGTGTIGLLLALLSIMGTRALIGESAFESWGWRLPFLASVLLLVFSVYMRLHLGESPLFAKLQQRGELATAPLKEAFTSRTHLKSMLLAFVTMTAAQGVVWNAGQYFPLVFLQSPLGLDVGRAATLMACALLLSGPLFPLAGWLSDRYGRRPVIIAGFVLSAVSLLPGFHLLAAAVQPELHFTAALMVLWMLAVPVALVCGPASAYMVELFPTRIRYSAIGLPYHIGNGWFGGFMPFATVALGAHFGSVYAGLYYPIVMASLCAALALWLMPETRERDISL from the coding sequence TTGATCAGCGAAGGCGTCGCCGTAACCACGACAACGCCGCGGGCCTCGGTCCGGGCGATCATCGCGGCCGTCGCCGGCACGGTGTTCGAGTGGTTCGACTTCTTCCTCTACGGCAGCCTCGTTGCGGTATTCGGACGGCTGTTTTTTCCCACGGGCAACGCCACCACCGGCTTGCTCGCAGCATTGGCCGTGTTCGGCGCGGGGTGGGTGGTGCGACCGGTGGGAGCATTGGTGTTCGGCCGAATGGGTGATCGCATCGGTCGGCGCAAGACCTTCCTGGTGACCCTCGTGTTGATGGGCGGCTCCACCGTATCCATCGGCTTTCTGCCCACTTACGATGCCGTGGGCATGCTCTCGCCGATCCTGCTGGTGATCCTGCGGCTGCTGCAGGGCCTGGCCGTGGGTGGCGAGTTTGGCGGCGCGTCGACCTATGTGGCGGAACATTCCAATCCGAAGCACCGGGGTCTCACCACCAGCTTGGTGATGGGCACCGGCACGATCGGCCTGCTGCTGGCCTTGCTGTCCATCATGGGCACGCGTGCGCTGATCGGTGAGTCGGCGTTCGAGTCGTGGGGCTGGCGGCTGCCGTTTCTGGCCTCGGTGCTGCTGCTGGTTTTCTCGGTGTACATGCGTCTGCACCTGGGCGAATCACCGCTGTTCGCCAAGCTGCAGCAACGCGGCGAACTGGCCACTGCACCGCTGAAAGAAGCGTTCACCTCGCGCACGCACCTGAAGTCGATGTTGCTGGCCTTCGTCACGATGACCGCCGCGCAAGGCGTCGTGTGGAATGCGGGGCAATACTTTCCGCTCGTGTTTCTGCAATCGCCGCTCGGTCTGGATGTGGGGCGCGCCGCGACGCTGATGGCCTGCGCCTTGCTGCTGTCCGGTCCGTTGTTTCCGCTGGCCGGCTGGTTGTCCGATCGCTACGGTCGCCGCCCGGTGATCATCGCCGGCTTCGTGCTTTCGGCGGTCAGCCTGTTGCCCGGCTTCCATCTGCTCGCCGCCGCCGTTCAACCGGAACTCCATTTCACGGCCGCGCTGATGGTGCTGTGGATGTTGGCCGTGCCCGTCGCACTGGTGTGCGGACCGGCGTCTGCCTATATGGTCGAGCTATTTCCCACGCGGATTCGCTACAGCGCGATTGGCCTGCCGTATCACATCGGCAACGGCTGGTTCGGCGGCTTCATGCCGTTCGCCACGGTGGCGCTGGGCGCGCACTTCGGCAGCGTCTATGCGGGTTTGTACTACCCGATCGTGATGGCGTCGCTATGCGCGGCGCTGGCGTTGTGGCTGATGCCGGAGACGCGGGAGCGGGATATTTCGTTGTAG